CAaggttctctctttctttgagTTCATATTATCTATACTTTGATGGGTAAAAATTTCTAGGCCaagtaaaattatatttagCTGTTTCCTTTCGTAGAATGTGATGCTTTAAgattcttgtgaaattttgtattgggcttttgagttttgatgcTGGCGTCTTTTCCAAACTCAGGCTCGACGGCGACGGCGATgtttggtgtttttattttccctGGTTTTTTtgctctccaaaaaaaaaaaaaaaaaagttagtagcTATGATATTGGTGCGGTCGGTTTCGGTTTAGTCATAAGGGTGAGGTCTTGGTTTATTCATGTCCTGCTGGGTGAGTgtataaattacaaatttgaaaaaaaaaattaataaattatattttgaactcAAGTGGAGATTTTACCAATTCTCTGTTGCAACCTTAACAAAGTGAACAATAAAGTCTGCTGTggattctaaatttctaattggTAGCTttgatatcttcttcttttgctttaaACCTATTCTTTTGGAAGTTTGCAGTTTTGGAATTGTCTATCACACATAATTTCATATTATGTTAGTTGTATTATGATCcagcattttcttttaatatctGATTCAATGTCTTTTGATCCTAAACTAATTTTTCTTCAGGTAGTAATATGAGTCAGCTTGGTTTTTCACACTTTCGCATCTCTATCAAAAGGACTGGTTTAAGAAACATTTCTGGAGTGTTGTCTTTAAGGTGCTTTTTTTCTTGTCCTAGCTCAGCAGAAATAAATCCTTCTCCATTTCGACTGCTTGGACCTCCAGAAATCTCTCATTCAACAGTTAATGCGACCCCAGGTCTAGTTGATACCCAAGACTTCTTCTCTGATGAAAAACTACTTCGGGAGAAATGCTATCTTAGATCACGTGATCcgtgttttcaattttatgaaAAGCGTAGAAAAATTAAAGCAGTTGATAGTCTGGTGAACTATTTGGAGAATTCTTGGTACCACTGTCCACATACTACCCTCAAACTCATTTGCCTCCTGAGGAACACTAGTTATTTTAGAAACCTAAGAAGAGAGGAGTTCTTTGTGGCAGCTATGTGGCTCCACCAATACCACCCTAAAACGTTAGCGTGCAATGTGAAAACATTTGCCAAATTTGGGTGTTTGAAAGACTTGCTGGAAATCCTCCGTCGGATTGTCAATAGTGGCATCCCAAAACATACATATTTCATGGACAGCGAAGGACTTGAAAGGAGAGAGGGAATTTCAAGAaggataaagaaaaatatgagaaGCAAAATACTTATAAGGataaagatgagaaggaaaaatATGAAGGTTGTGAAGGATAAGACAAAGACTAAGAAGGAGACGTCAACATTTTTGAGAATGGTAAAAAGAAATATGATGTTAAAAGAGGACTTTGAGAAGAGATTGAAGGCTCTGAAGGATAGGACGAATGCTGAGAAAATGAGAAAGGAGAAAATAAATATGATGGTAAAAAAAGCCATTCGGCGGTACAATTACGATAAAAATTACCGTTTCTTATATGATCGGATTTCTGATCTCTTTGCCAAGCTACTTAAGGCTGATCTTGAGCACTTGAATTCTGGGCAGACAGCAAAAATTAGTTTGGCTTCAAAATGGTGCCCTTCTCTTTACTCTTCTTATGattattcaactttattttGTGAGAGTGTTGCCAGGAGGCTTTTCCCTTATGATTCTTGTCCTGAATACAAAGGGATCGATGAGGCTCACTATGTTTACAGAGTTCGAAACCGTTTACAAAAAGAAGTTCTTGTCCCACTTCGCAAAGCCTTAGAGTTACCGGAAATTTACATGAGTGCCAATCAATGGAACTTACTTCCATACGATCGAATCTCATCTGTTGCCTTCAAAACTTACAAGCGTGCATTCTATAAGCATGACCGAGAAAGGTTTTTGCAGTACCTTCAAAATGTGCAGTGCCTTGAAATGCCAAAAACCACTGCCAAGGATTTACTTCCTCAtgagatattaaaactttttcaGTACGCTAATGGTCATGAAGTTGCTGAACTGCAATGGAAAAGGATGCTGGATGCTTTCTCTAAGAATGGGAAATTTGTCAATTGCATTTCAACGTTTAACAGTAATGATTGGACAGATGAATTCTGCTGTGGCTTTACATTGATGACTTCTGAACTCTGTGCAAGCCCTTGGAAGGGAAAGGTCCTTAAGTACAGTGATAATCCTGAGGTGGTGAGCATCAAGGGAGATGATCTTCAGTCAAGGATAAATTTTTGTAGACTAAATAATGTTGTGAGCCCAAAAGGAGATGGTAATGATACTAAACCATGGGGCCTGCTGCTATTATCATTCTTGGATAAAATTTTGGAAACTGCAATAGACCTGAATGTGAGAAAACAGGACATGATCAAAAGGGTTTTCATGTTTGAAGGTAAACGCCCTAATTGTGCGTCTAGTTGCCATTATGAAAGCTGTTGTGGGGATCATGATTGTGGCTGGAGAAAGAACTATGAAGCAATGAAGGAGAAGTTTGAAGTGAATGGGTATGTGATGCCCCAAATTACGCATTGGGAATGGGACATGACATGCATGAGTAAATTTGGACTGAAATATCCGGAAGTGATATCATTTGAAGGTGGTCTGACACACATAAGAGGACTCTTCAAGACAAGTTTCAGATTTTTTGTGGAGGGAGATGGAACCCTGAATTTAAGAGCTATGATGGATTCGGAGATTTGCAGTGCAGATGACCCAGAACTTTTAGTGCAcgattgattttattttattttataattttgttactCTCTTTTTAGCTAGACAGTCGTTTGTGTTAGTAAATTTTCATAGGTAATTTTCATTATCTATTCTATTTTAagtaacttatcaaaaaatattatctatTCTATTTTAAGTAGGTTCTATGGATTTTGTCTGATGCATTATTATCCTGCTATTTTAAGTAGGCTCTTAAAACTTGAACTTGAGTTCAATAGATTATGCCTAAACTTGTGTAGCTTCAATATATCAAGACATTGCATTGGAAGTATGCAAGTAGTTTCGAAATTGGCTCTTAGTTTAAGAACTTGACAAGTCTTTCAGAGAGTCAATTAGATGGCATATATcgtgaaccaaaaaaaaattttttttttttaagagatcaTAATGAAGATAACTGCTAAAGAGTTTAGGAGGGTTAGCTTTACAGAGTTCCAAAAGATTTATTAAGCCAAAAGGTatccatataattttttgaagctTTGAGTTGCTAGTTGCCTTGGTTCTTTGAGAATTCTTGGGTGGACAACATGAAAAATAGCTTTAGTCCCTTGAGACTGAAGCCTTCTTATCATGTATCTATGGTTTACTCCTAGCGGTCCAAAAGGCTCTGCCTTCATGATGAGGTTCTGCGTCatcacaaagagagagagagagattgaagcCTTCCAATGTCATAGACCAAAGTCTCGACCTTCCATTTTCTTACTTCTCTGTTGCACATTGATTCATTTTCTATCTCCAACAGTAAACCTGAATTGTCTTGCTTTCATTTGGACTTCTCTCTGATTGCATACAATACAATATACAGCTTGTTTTCCTCATTAATTCATTTGATGGCACCTAGCAAATACTCTTACCCAAGCTTGACTTCTCTGTTGCACATTGATTCATTTTTTGTCTCCAACAGTAAACCTGAATTGTCTTGCTTTCATTTGAACATCTCTCTGATTGCATACAACATACAGCTTGTTTTCCTCATTAACTTATTTGATGGCACTTAGCAAATACTCCTACCCAAGCTTGACTTTGTTACATAAGCTATCCCCCCAtctcttagtttttatttatttttttttttttggttgttgtacATGACTTATTCAAAATGTCATAATAAGTACACATAGTTGATTTTTTAACCGTCACACAATGGATTAAAGAAAATTTCCTCcaaatcaatatataaactttttccataaatatattaaaagattTATTCCTTATACTCATCttgaaacaaataataaattgagTAATTCCAAATTGATTGTAAATTAAGTAAGTCAACATTAGGAGTGTGCATTTAACCCACCAATTCAAGGTGGAACTAGTGAGGGACagttttctaaaataataataatagtagtatatatttctaaataatatttaaaaggtttggctaaaagaaatatatttgaccctaagttgaataaaaaaattatatttgttagtattttgaaacttagttttgataaaaatttgaatACTGGGCTTAATTGTGTATATtacaattattaattaaataatgtGCTTAAATAGTTGCATAAaaaccttttttaaaaatttaattaggcATGACAAAATGGCTGTAGCCTGACAATCCAAACTAACCCAACGTTGGGCTGAGTTGGTTAGAGCTATTGTTGATGGCTACTTTTGTTAAAAACCCTATAAGCCCGTACAAATTAAGGCCCATCTCCTTTTAAGCCTACTATCTCTATCTACAACATTTTATTTTGCCCAAGaccatgtattttttttgggtatcgAAGGACTGTGGTTTGGAGAGTAAAGAATGAGTCTATTTGGGCTTACTCATGGACCCAAACTTGAGCTTTACATGGTGAGTTGCCAATGTAGTTGTCAAGATTGTATGATATGTATTGTATCATGTACcaaatattttgtattgtaaGGGTGTATTAGAACTATTCAAGAATTGTATGATATACAGGCGTGTATCGTAAAAATTGAATCAAATCGTATTATATCATATGAATCAAACGATACAAGAACATATGGTTTAAATTGGAGTTTTTACTAAAATATCAactcaaatgatttttttttacttttttttaaaaataaaattattgagcTACTACTACTTTAGCCCAATACAACAACCTGGCATGAGTTCCCCATCTCACCTGTTCCATTAAAAATTTAGCCGACACCTTATTTTTTACCATTCAACCTATAAAATTATTGGATATAAAAGTTTGGTAATTGCAACAATTccattcaatatctttttattagatgtaaattttgacaaatccatcgtTGGAtgacattttcttcttatatcctccatatttgcaaattttttagaatattaaagCTCAATAGCTACGTCATCaatcaaaagtttaaatttttcaatttttgtaaactaaaattatacataaaaaataagtttatgatcgaataataaataaaatttggttgACACGAAATTTGTTGTGcttgttaagaatataaagaacatataatttaacgattaaatttttaaaatatgtagtctttttattttttttagtgggagttgtattttgtagccaaactttgtatAGGTTAAGGgtgatttttacttttttaaaataataaataaataaaactcctGTCTTGGTTGATTTTTACTATTTACTAttccttggatttttttttttttttacaaaaaaaataaaaataaatatacacattCTCATTAATGTGTCTGTGTgtatgggttcaagttacacttgatgtaactctaagttatataacattactcaatatatttttattgaatgcGAATTTTAATAAATCTCATGTTGGATTAGATTTTATTCTTATACTCTagatgcttgcaaaattttaaggtaatcTAAGATCAAGAGCTATGTCattattcaaatatttaaaaatcaatttttttgtatttaaaactATGCATATATAAAAGATGTGTATCTCGATCAAACAGCAAATATTATTCGATTGACACAAAACTTGAAATGTGGTtatgaacataaaaaacatataatccaaccatggaaatttgaaatatttcaaATGATCTTGATAACTGTATTGACATATCTCtccctctttatttttttggatactGTGATTTGTAGGCACCAAGCCACCAAATGGCTAatgtgaataataaaaaaagcgGTTTGGATAACCTGTAATGTCCGATAGCTAATTTACAcagtgtttatcaaaaaaaaatttggtaactTTTATCTCTTCTcaatatatttctatatattaagaggattcagaaagttagttatgcctttaaaaaatatcaaaaatacccttaagctgattagataatccttattcttaaaataaaaaatagggttaaaattgtaattcaacaaaaagtttaaaaaaaaaactacccgaaaaacttttttcctaaaaattagcacgttctctatttttttttttttaaagtaactctctatttaaatatatcccATCCACGTTTGATAATTGTTTCCTAAAAAGTATTACACACTAAACCCAATAGTTTACTttatttcaaatcctaaattttagtttcttaaaaatctaTTCTTGTGTAACCTCACTaactataaataaattcaaattgaaaaattacattaaactttaaaataaaatatataaaaaaatctcatCACACGTGCGAAGTGATGAGGCTAGTGTTAAATAAATGTGTGGCAAATAGCTAAAAGCTGgcttctttttcaaaaaagataaatgttagattattttgaaaaaataaaataaaataataaaaaaaaaagaacaaaacagtttttttttttttgccaaatgcACACCCATTCCTTTCAAACTTTTCCCTCATTGCTATAAGTTACTATTACTGTAGagaatatatattgatgatgccgtaaaaatcaccagtgagctacacgatccTCGCACGCTCGAAACAGTCACCTGCAATAAGAAAGATAACCTAACAGAAAGCATTGGTGTGGTgctggccaaataccctccgaaggtcaagttagaattgttcTCACCACTCTAGAATGCTAGAGAATGGTTaattatgcataccttgatttgtgagggtattagggtttttatagtagtagaaggttgacatctcttccttggtgtagaagtcttttccttataggaatcctcttgaaTACTCCCAAACGTAatggacaagacatttccttataGAGAAGATCTTCATTAATGCACGTATCTTCCAGAATCCTCTTTGTGCTAGGATTCCATTTACCTTGAGATTCTATGGTGGCTAAGTGTGTGTCGCAAGTATTTCCCATCTAGGGTTTCTGGCTGCCATGTGGGTGCTCGATCCATCCATAACAGACCTTGCACGCGTTGGGCCCATCCTCTATGGACCCACGGATGTGGAACCGTCAGGCCCATTTCAAGGAGATTCGTCAACCTAGGTTTTTACCCTCTTCAGTTGCCTCCTCACCCCATGGGTCCGTCATCTTTAAGCAGAAGGACTTGTGGGGTGACGGTTCAAGGTTCAGGGGATGACGGTTCAAAGGCCTGCAGGTCGACGGCTTCAATACGGATTCCATGAACTATGCCTACCCATGACAGGTTGTCTGGAAGCCATTTATGATGCATGACACGTGTCGCTCTTTCATTGGATATTTTCTCAGATTGAAGCATCGCTTCGTCTTCCATGCACTTCCTCTATAAATATCACactcttcttttctcattttttttcactttccgTTGAAACACACTGTCAGAGTGCTTCTGTCATCCTTGTCAAAGACCACTCCGTTCAGTTGATGTATCCATCATCAACGCCCTTCTTCCGTTCACTCATTAACTTGGTAAGTACTCTCTTTTTCACAAGTCTCTTTTtaccctcaaatacactctttttattttcctagacTTTATACCCCCGTCACCCCTTCTAGACCCGTCAAAGTCTTAGGCTTTATTATCACGTATAGgtaatgtctagtgcgtcaagtaaccaatcAATTGTCCGTGACGGGGCGGATTACGAGGAAGTATACCCGTCAAGTCAcaaagaccaagagagtccaAGCGAAGAGAGGAGTCCGTCCGCCTCTTCCCcgtcctcaacaaatgaggatatggagatAGCTGACCCAGAGGGTTCTGATGACGGCGAGGAACAACCAATAAAGTCCGTCTTAGGTGCTAatggacttagggagttcatcatgctaccGGAGTAGACGGTGAATGATTTTAGGTCTACCATCAAGGAGAAACACTTCAACACTCTTAGGGCCAATTACCAAATTCCATATAACATCCCTATCCGTCTACCCTATAAGTCAGAGAAATGCTACTATGAAAGGCTAAAAGATGTCAGGGTGTACGAACAGATGCtgaaggcaggacttaggtttccACTGAGCTCCCTTTACCATGAGCTTCTCAAATACCTGAGCCTGTCCATCAACTAAGTATCCCCAAACGCCTAGAGGGTCTTTATAGCAATAGAGGTCCTGTATGGTGCCATGTCAAATGGTGCTAGGAGGCTGATGGTGCGGGAATTCCTTCACTGCTACCGTCCAGATGAAATAGACAAATCAAGGGGGATATATAGTTTTGTGCCTAGAAGTCCATTGTTAAAGGTTATATTTGAAACCCCCAACTTCAATAGGGACTGGAAAAGCCGTTACTTCTTCCTAGAGGGTGACGAGTGGATGTGTCGTCCAGGGGACACGGAACACATACCCGTCGATATGACTTGGGGCATATTGCCTCCGTCTAGTATGCACCCGTCCTAGTGTGTGAACTCTTTACATAACTGttcaatttattataatttcttcAACACTTTTAACCATCTTCTTCTTTGCAGTTCGACGGCGTCCACAAGTTGAACTTGAGGAGTTCAGCTTTCTTAAGAGAATTTTGGCCAAGACCAAGCCGGAGGAAAGGACATAGGCCAAACTAGTCACGCTTGATACCATccattggtattgtgacggtcttGAACCAACGCCAGCAGCCGTCAAATACGATGCCAGAATTCGCCAACGTAAGTCCATTGTCCTCATTCTGTTTGAACGGCTTTGGTTTTATCTTAGTAACTAACTTCATCCGTCCACTTGTACAGAAATGGACGACGCTAAGAGGAGGGCAATGATTAAGGCACAGGCTGCCAAGAAAAAGGAGACCGACGATGTGGTTCCCAAGGGGACTGGCTCAAGCAACCCATCCACAAAAAGGAAACAGCTATCCAAAGGGGATTGTCCTCCCAAGAAACCCAAGGTCCCTTTAGAGCCCGTTGTAGGGCTAATGGCTGAGGGTGTAAAGACGGTCACCCCAGTGAAGCATGGGGCTAGCAAAGGCCCTATAAAGGCTCTGTCCACTAGTCTAGAGAAGCCACCCGTCCTCCTCCGTGAAGACTTCAAATATGCCTTAGAGCAGCTTTCGTCCATCATAATGTCGGAGGATTATGAAGACTTAGGCAATCACTCCACGGAAGCAATGGGGGAGATGGGTCTTTTTGCAATCGCTTAGGTAATCCTGCCCGTCGACTTTTCATCCGTCCTTTCCACTTGGCTTTCCATCTAACCCCCTTTTTTGTGTTTCAGGCCATGATTATGATGAAAGGGTTGATGGGATGGTGTCTTACCCATGAGACTGCCTTGGAGCGTGTGTGGGCAAAGGCAGAGACGACGGAGGATGAACTGAGTCAGCTCAAAAACTAGAAATCcaaaatggagaagaagtttGATCTTTCGGAGAAGGTGAGGAAGGAGCTCGAGCAGAGAACGGAGGAGGTGAAGAAGGCCCTTGAGGACAAGTATAAGGAGGTCCAGGACCTGAAGGACTAGCTCCGTCAGGCCAAGGAAGTGGCGG
This genomic stretch from Quercus lobata isolate SW786 chromosome 3, ValleyOak3.0 Primary Assembly, whole genome shotgun sequence harbors:
- the LOC115982657 gene encoding uncharacterized protein LOC115982657 codes for the protein MSQLGFSHFRISIKRTGLRNISGVLSLRCFFSCPSSAEINPSPFRLLGPPEISHSTVNATPGLVDTQDFFSDEKLLREKCYLRSRDPCFQFYEKRRKIKAVDSLVNYLENSWYHCPHTTLKLICLLRNTSYFRNLRREEFFVAAMWLHQYHPKTLACNVKTFAKFGCLKDLLEILRRIVNSGIPKHTYFMDSEGLERREGISRRIKKNMRSKILIRIKMRRKNMKVVKDKTKTKKETSTFLRMVKRNMMLKEDFEKRLKALKDRTNAEKMRKEKINMMVKKAIRRYNYDKNYRFLYDRISDLFAKLLKADLEHLNSGQTAKISLASKWCPSLYSSYDYSTLFCESVARRLFPYDSCPEYKGIDEAHYVYRVRNRLQKEVLVPLRKALELPEIYMSANQWNLLPYDRISSVAFKTYKRAFYKHDRERFLQYLQNVQCLEMPKTTAKDLLPHEILKLFQYANGHEVAELQWKRMLDAFSKNGKFVNCISTFNSNDWTDEFCCGFTLMTSELCASPWKGKVLKYSDNPEVVSIKGDDLQSRINFCRLNNVVSPKGDGNDTKPWGLLLLSFLDKILETAIDLNVRKQDMIKRVFMFEGKRPNCASSCHYESCCGDHDCGWRKNYEAMKEKFEVNGYVMPQITHWEWDMTCMSKFGLKYPEVISFEGGLTHIRGLFKTSFRFFVEGDGTLNLRAMMDSEICSADDPELLVHD